Proteins from one Burkholderia oklahomensis C6786 genomic window:
- a CDS encoding acyl-CoA dehydrogenase family protein, whose amino-acid sequence MKRFDAETGNARVAAVASLLADDHALNEAARRVAQVAARFADAVDRDARFPTEAIDAMREERLLGALVPVELGGRGASLAAVAGACRIIGQACSSAAMIYAMHQTQVASIVDHALSSDWHRRFVEQLAEREWLLASATSEEEVGGNLRNSRCAIEAEGGTFTLAKLAPTISYGAQADAILVTARRDRDAPAAEQVLVTLLKENATLTRRSGWDTFGMRGTCSDGFALDARGHCEQIFPVPFAQVAERTMVPTSHILWAAVWTGIANDAFLRAHQFFRAQMQKQGGALPPSGRRIADALALLQAMQARIDGALRLHEHSAARSWSASMAQAAEINTLKTYVSTTALDVVKHATMICGMASYKNGTPYTLGRHIRDLHSAPLMISNDRIEANTANLLLALRPSTLEREI is encoded by the coding sequence ATGAAGCGCTTCGACGCCGAAACCGGCAACGCACGCGTCGCTGCCGTCGCATCCCTGCTCGCCGACGATCACGCGTTGAACGAAGCCGCGCGCCGCGTCGCGCAAGTCGCCGCGCGCTTCGCCGACGCAGTCGATCGCGACGCGCGCTTTCCGACCGAAGCGATCGACGCAATGCGCGAAGAGCGCCTGCTCGGCGCGCTCGTACCGGTCGAACTGGGCGGCCGCGGCGCATCGCTTGCGGCCGTCGCCGGCGCGTGCCGGATCATCGGCCAGGCCTGCTCGTCGGCCGCGATGATCTACGCGATGCATCAGACGCAAGTCGCGAGCATCGTCGATCACGCGCTGTCGAGCGACTGGCATCGCCGCTTCGTCGAACAGCTCGCCGAGCGCGAATGGCTGCTCGCGTCCGCGACATCCGAAGAAGAAGTCGGCGGCAATCTGCGCAACAGCCGCTGCGCGATCGAAGCCGAAGGCGGCACGTTCACGCTCGCGAAGCTCGCGCCGACGATCTCGTACGGCGCGCAGGCGGATGCGATCCTCGTGACCGCGCGGCGCGATCGCGACGCGCCCGCCGCCGAGCAAGTGCTCGTCACGCTGCTGAAGGAAAACGCGACGCTCACGCGGCGCAGCGGCTGGGACACGTTCGGCATGCGCGGCACCTGCAGCGACGGCTTCGCGCTCGACGCGCGCGGCCACTGCGAGCAGATCTTCCCCGTGCCGTTCGCGCAAGTCGCCGAGCGAACCATGGTGCCGACGTCGCACATCCTGTGGGCGGCCGTGTGGACCGGCATCGCGAACGACGCATTCCTGCGCGCGCACCAGTTCTTCCGCGCGCAGATGCAGAAGCAAGGCGGCGCGCTGCCGCCGTCCGGCCGCCGGATCGCCGACGCGCTCGCGCTGCTGCAGGCGATGCAGGCGCGCATCGACGGCGCGCTGCGCCTGCATGAGCACAGCGCCGCCCGCTCGTGGTCCGCGTCGATGGCGCAGGCGGCCGAGATCAACACGCTGAAGACCTACGTGTCGACGACCGCGCTCGACGTGGTCAAGCACGCGACGATGATCTGCGGGATGGCGTCGTACAAGAACGGCACGCCGTACACGCTCGGCCGCCACATCCGCGACCTGCATTCGGCGCCGCTCATGATCAGCAACGACCGCATCGAAGCCAACACGGCCAACCTGCTGCTCGCGTTGCGTCCGTCAACGCTGGAGAGAGAGATTTGA
- a CDS encoding Crp/Fnr family transcriptional regulator → MLHQTNGFHANALLGSLADDSLRALAPHLELVKIKSAQLLCETDEPMRHLYFPTTAMMSVLYLMEDGAMVEVAAVGREGVVGVSTLADYGCGWASGRVEVRSGGFAYRVPTQVFRREFDRSLDTYQLMLRYWQAAMTQIARSALCNRHHSVSEQLSRWLLLAHDRVEGDELAVTQQTIANMLGVRREGITEAAGKLQEAGLIRQRRGHITVLDRHGLEAHACECYGVIRGEFNRLILEATREARTPQPIPAEGRPLRVAGYRGAVRSAA, encoded by the coding sequence ATGCTTCATCAGACCAATGGTTTTCATGCCAACGCCCTGCTGGGCTCGCTCGCCGACGACAGTCTCCGCGCGCTCGCGCCGCATCTCGAGCTCGTGAAGATCAAGAGCGCGCAACTGCTCTGCGAAACCGACGAGCCGATGCGTCATCTGTATTTCCCAACCACCGCGATGATGTCGGTGCTGTATCTGATGGAGGACGGCGCGATGGTCGAAGTCGCCGCGGTCGGCAGGGAAGGCGTCGTCGGCGTGTCGACGCTTGCTGATTACGGCTGCGGCTGGGCGTCGGGCCGCGTCGAGGTGCGCAGCGGCGGCTTCGCCTATCGCGTGCCGACCCAAGTGTTCCGGCGCGAATTCGACCGCTCGCTCGACACCTATCAATTGATGCTGCGCTATTGGCAGGCTGCGATGACGCAAATCGCGCGCAGCGCGCTCTGCAACCGTCATCACTCCGTCAGCGAGCAACTGAGCCGCTGGCTGCTGCTCGCGCACGATCGCGTCGAAGGCGACGAACTCGCGGTCACGCAACAGACGATCGCGAACATGCTCGGCGTGCGTCGCGAAGGCATTACCGAAGCGGCGGGCAAGCTGCAGGAGGCGGGGCTCATCCGCCAGCGCCGCGGACACATCACGGTGCTCGACCGGCACGGCCTCGAAGCGCACGCGTGCGAGTGCTATGGCGTGATTCGCGGCGAATTCAACCGCCTCATCCTCGAGGCGACGCGCGAAGCGCGCACACCGCAGCCGATTCCGGCGGAAGGCCGGCCGCTACGCGTCGCCGGCTATCGCGGCGCCGTGCGTTCGGCCGCTTGA
- a CDS encoding DUF1839 family protein, with amino-acid sequence MSSILLDAPANGASLEEIFTDIRHRVRHYRPHALHGPQMVWKQTNCYVDLWIEVLGWWGLNPYAALPFTITLDFEGDQFSFFKFPFEDLETLYGIVVQEHAIFEPVDVHVENQVARGHLMLVEVDAWYLPDTRGNSYQTEHTKTTIGIDAIDRERRRVGYFHNSGYYLAEGIDYDGLFGKHAPSQLVPYVECAKRRFKPLEERELCEASLALLTRHLKRRPTSNPIAAFRQQLARDAKTIASQPISYFHAYSFNTLRQLGANFELFGRYLRWLEASGCSGPFDALVAACDTIASESMVLEFRLARASARGKEERGESSLDILERAYASLVDGVARIAPPGKAESNPPFGTRYVPPRPVSAVR; translated from the coding sequence ATGAGCAGCATCCTGCTCGACGCGCCGGCGAACGGCGCGTCGCTCGAAGAAATCTTCACCGACATCCGGCATCGCGTGCGGCACTACCGGCCGCATGCGCTGCACGGGCCGCAGATGGTCTGGAAGCAGACCAACTGCTACGTCGATCTGTGGATCGAGGTGCTCGGCTGGTGGGGGCTCAATCCGTATGCGGCGCTGCCGTTTACGATCACGCTCGACTTCGAGGGCGACCAGTTCTCGTTCTTCAAGTTTCCGTTCGAGGATCTCGAGACGCTGTACGGAATCGTCGTGCAGGAGCATGCGATCTTCGAGCCGGTCGACGTGCACGTCGAGAACCAGGTCGCGCGCGGCCATCTGATGCTCGTCGAAGTCGACGCGTGGTATCTGCCGGATACGCGCGGCAACAGCTATCAGACCGAGCACACGAAGACGACGATCGGCATCGACGCGATCGACCGCGAGCGGCGCCGCGTCGGCTACTTCCACAACAGCGGCTACTACCTCGCGGAAGGCATCGACTACGACGGCCTGTTCGGCAAGCACGCGCCGTCGCAGCTCGTGCCGTACGTCGAATGCGCGAAGCGCCGGTTCAAGCCGCTAGAGGAACGCGAGCTGTGCGAAGCGTCGCTCGCGCTTCTGACGCGCCATCTGAAGCGGCGGCCGACGTCGAATCCGATCGCGGCGTTCCGCCAGCAGCTCGCGCGCGACGCGAAGACGATCGCGTCGCAGCCGATCTCGTACTTCCACGCGTATTCGTTCAACACGCTGCGGCAGCTCGGCGCGAACTTCGAGCTGTTCGGCCGCTATCTGCGCTGGCTCGAGGCGAGCGGCTGCAGCGGGCCGTTCGACGCGCTCGTCGCCGCGTGCGACACGATCGCGTCGGAATCGATGGTGCTCGAATTCCGTCTCGCGCGCGCGAGCGCGCGCGGCAAGGAGGAGCGCGGCGAAAGCAGTCTCGACATTCTCGAGCGCGCGTATGCGTCGCTCGTCGACGGCGTCGCGCGAATCGCGCCGCCCGGCAAGGCCGAGTCGAATCCGCCGTTCGGCACGCGGTACGTGCCGCCGAGGCCCGTCTCCGCAGTCAGATGA
- a CDS encoding acyl carrier protein has protein sequence MKNELRTIIKDVAHLEASIDHIADSDDLYEAGLSSLNTIQLMLAIEKRFNIEIPDEMLNRQLFQSIDSLAGAVTHLQRAAQSA, from the coding sequence ATGAAAAACGAATTGAGAACAATCATCAAGGACGTCGCACATCTCGAAGCGTCGATCGACCATATCGCGGACAGCGACGACCTTTACGAAGCGGGCCTGTCTTCGCTGAACACGATTCAGCTGATGCTCGCCATCGAGAAGCGCTTCAACATCGAGATTCCGGACGAAATGCTGAACCGCCAGCTGTTCCAGAGCATCGATTCGCTTGCCGGCGCCGTCACGCATCTGCAGCGTGCCGCGCAATCCGCATGA
- a CDS encoding amino acid--[acyl-carrier-protein] ligase: MNDMTNPSARAAETAQAPIDRDGVNALRDEFVEAGLLISTGIQGLFGRSEKFERVVDALDAYVTRLGADQHAEVLRFPPAMSRPEFERSEYLKSFPQLAGTVHSFCGGEHDHQRVLQCLDRGEDWTESQKPTYVVMTPAACYPVYPVIAQRGALPAGGRIVDAFSYCFRHEPSLDPTRMQLFRMREYIRIGTPEQILAFRQDWIERGTRMIEALRLPNSIDLANDPFFGRGGKIVASSQRDQNLKFELLIPIEYDGRLTACLSFNYHMDHFGLLWGIKTADAEVAHTGCVGFGLERLTLGLFRHHGLDLDAWPQAVRDVLWGHR, translated from the coding sequence TTGAACGACATGACCAATCCTTCCGCGCGCGCGGCCGAGACGGCTCAGGCGCCCATCGATCGCGACGGCGTGAACGCGCTGCGCGACGAGTTCGTCGAAGCGGGGCTGCTGATCTCGACGGGCATCCAGGGCCTCTTCGGCCGCAGCGAGAAGTTCGAGCGCGTCGTCGACGCGCTCGACGCCTACGTCACGCGCCTCGGCGCCGACCAGCACGCGGAAGTGCTGCGCTTTCCGCCCGCGATGAGCCGCCCCGAGTTCGAGCGCAGCGAATATCTGAAGAGCTTCCCGCAGCTCGCGGGCACCGTGCACAGCTTCTGCGGCGGCGAGCACGATCATCAGCGCGTGCTGCAATGCCTCGATCGCGGCGAAGACTGGACCGAAAGCCAGAAGCCGACCTACGTCGTGATGACGCCCGCCGCGTGCTATCCGGTCTATCCCGTCATCGCGCAGCGCGGCGCGCTGCCCGCCGGCGGCCGGATCGTCGACGCGTTCTCGTACTGCTTCCGTCACGAACCGTCGCTCGATCCGACGCGCATGCAATTGTTCCGGATGCGCGAATACATCCGCATCGGCACGCCCGAACAGATTCTCGCGTTCCGCCAGGACTGGATCGAGCGCGGCACGCGGATGATCGAAGCGCTGCGGCTGCCGAACAGCATCGACCTCGCGAACGATCCGTTCTTCGGCCGCGGCGGCAAGATCGTCGCGAGCAGCCAGCGCGACCAGAACCTGAAGTTCGAACTCCTGATTCCGATCGAATACGACGGACGCCTGACCGCGTGCCTGAGCTTCAACTACCACATGGACCACTTCGGCCTGCTGTGGGGCATCAAGACGGCCGACGCCGAGGTCGCGCACACGGGCTGCGTCGGCTTCGGCCTCGAGCGCCTGACGCTCGGCCTCTTCAGGCATCACGGCCTCGATCTCGACGCATGGCCGCAGGCGGTACGCGACGTTCTGTGGGGACATCGATGA
- a CDS encoding undecaprenyl-phosphate glucose phosphotransferase, which translates to MLGLLNKLLDVVLVAAGALLAQVLYDGGTFDVSDAQRTAVALLCALTLIVFPAIGVYDGAREQMSYRTLSRVLLGWLGVAAIAAAFTLVLSRDADVSLAWLGRTMLMSGAVLLLGKASIHGMLTGLRRPGAKPRAVAIVGSEVYGRAVLEQLRASSSHGYEAVCVFDDSVRVADAGRHVGGVPVVADLRELKRRVRAGAIDEVWLALPLSHERQIQRIVREFRHDFVNLRFLPDVRGITFFNRSITQVVGMPAINLATSPLSIPQLWPKFMFDRLFALAVLIPLSPILASLALAVKLSSPGPVLFRQKRKGVDGREFEILKFRTMRVHAEEGGVVRQASRNDSRITKVGAFLRRTSLDELPQFFNVLFGQMSVVGPRPHALEHDDIYKELVDGYMYRYRVRPGITGWAQVNGYRGETRKVEKMAARVKFDLFYMQNWTFWFDIKIILITLVKGFVGRNAF; encoded by the coding sequence ATGTTGGGACTCTTGAACAAGCTGCTCGACGTGGTGCTCGTGGCGGCAGGGGCGCTGCTCGCGCAGGTGCTGTACGACGGCGGCACGTTCGACGTGTCGGATGCACAGCGCACGGCCGTCGCGCTGCTGTGCGCGCTGACGCTGATCGTCTTCCCGGCAATCGGCGTCTACGACGGCGCGCGCGAGCAGATGTCGTATCGCACGCTGTCGCGCGTGCTGCTCGGCTGGCTCGGCGTCGCCGCGATCGCCGCGGCGTTCACGCTGGTGCTGAGTCGCGACGCCGACGTGTCGCTCGCCTGGCTCGGCCGGACGATGCTGATGTCGGGTGCGGTGCTGCTGCTCGGCAAGGCGTCGATCCACGGCATGCTGACCGGTTTGCGCCGGCCGGGCGCGAAGCCGCGCGCGGTCGCGATCGTCGGCTCCGAGGTCTATGGGCGTGCGGTGCTCGAGCAACTGCGCGCGTCGTCGTCGCACGGCTATGAGGCGGTTTGCGTGTTCGACGACAGCGTGCGCGTCGCCGATGCGGGGCGCCATGTCGGCGGCGTGCCAGTCGTCGCCGATCTGCGCGAGCTGAAGCGCCGCGTGCGCGCGGGCGCGATCGACGAGGTCTGGCTCGCGCTGCCGCTGTCGCACGAGCGGCAGATTCAGCGGATCGTGCGCGAGTTTCGTCACGATTTCGTGAACCTGCGCTTCCTGCCCGACGTGCGCGGCATCACGTTCTTCAACCGGTCGATCACGCAGGTGGTCGGCATGCCCGCGATCAATCTCGCGACGAGCCCGCTGTCGATTCCGCAGCTCTGGCCGAAGTTCATGTTCGATCGCCTGTTCGCGCTCGCGGTGCTGATTCCGCTGTCGCCGATTCTCGCCTCGCTCGCGCTCGCGGTGAAGCTGTCGTCGCCGGGCCCCGTGCTGTTCCGGCAGAAGCGCAAGGGCGTCGACGGCCGCGAGTTCGAGATCCTGAAGTTCCGCACGATGCGCGTGCATGCCGAGGAGGGAGGCGTCGTGCGCCAGGCCTCGCGCAACGATTCGCGGATCACGAAGGTCGGCGCGTTCCTGCGCCGCACGTCGCTCGATGAGCTGCCGCAGTTCTTCAACGTGCTGTTCGGCCAGATGTCGGTCGTCGGTCCGCGTCCGCACGCGCTCGAGCACGACGACATCTACAAGGAGCTCGTCGACGGCTACATGTACCGCTATCGCGTGCGTCCCGGCATCACCGGCTGGGCGCAGGTGAACGGTTATCGAGGCGAGACGCGCAAGGTCGAGAAGATGGCCGCGCGCGTGAAGTTCGACCTCTTCTACATGCAGAACTGGACCTTCTGGTTCGACATCAAGATCATCCTGATCACGCTCGTCAAGGGATTCGTCGGCCGCAACGCGTTCTGA
- a CDS encoding Crp/Fnr family transcriptional regulator encodes MTYREFKEPATRAGGIIELPHRTDANRFLASLGVAERATLASHLQLVHVKSGQVLCEPGMPLEHVYLPVTTVISIQYASSDGMTLEIAEIGNEGIVSPQLVGSDGAIPCRVITCRDGFSYRLNARVLSNLLEESMQMRQAVFRCTHLLMAQAKQISFCSRHHVLKNQLCRWFLLAYDRSRSVEIQVTHSMLAQMLGVRRETVTDAAGDIQKTGLIRQYRSSIILVDLPGLEAQSCGCDKIIREEMKKILSAPTSASGALTELRS; translated from the coding sequence GTGACCTACCGCGAATTCAAAGAGCCGGCGACGAGGGCCGGCGGCATCATCGAGCTGCCGCACCGCACCGACGCCAACCGCTTCCTCGCATCGCTCGGCGTCGCCGAGCGCGCGACGCTCGCGAGCCACCTGCAGCTCGTGCACGTGAAGTCCGGCCAGGTGCTGTGCGAACCGGGCATGCCGCTCGAACACGTCTATCTGCCCGTCACGACCGTCATCTCGATCCAGTACGCATCGTCCGACGGCATGACGCTCGAGATCGCGGAGATCGGCAACGAAGGGATCGTGAGCCCGCAGCTCGTCGGCAGCGACGGCGCGATTCCGTGCCGCGTGATCACGTGCCGCGACGGCTTCTCGTATCGGCTCAACGCGCGCGTGCTGTCGAATCTGCTCGAGGAATCGATGCAGATGCGCCAGGCGGTGTTTCGCTGCACGCACCTGCTGATGGCGCAGGCGAAGCAGATCTCGTTCTGCAGCCGGCATCACGTGCTGAAGAACCAGCTGTGCCGCTGGTTCCTGCTCGCGTACGACCGCTCGCGAAGCGTCGAAATCCAGGTCACGCACAGCATGCTCGCGCAGATGCTCGGCGTGCGCCGCGAGACCGTCACCGACGCGGCCGGCGACATCCAGAAGACGGGGCTGATCCGCCAGTACCGCAGCTCGATCATCCTCGTCGATCTCCCTGGGCTCGAAGCGCAATCGTGCGGATGCGACAAGATCATTCGCGAAGAGATGAAGAAGATCTTGTCCGCGCCGACGAGCGCGTCCGGCGCGCTCACCGAATTGCGCAGCTAG